A single region of the Chrysoperla carnea chromosome 5, inChrCarn1.1, whole genome shotgun sequence genome encodes:
- the LOC123299745 gene encoding protein PBDC1, whose product MVDVDTARAVLQTRAEDYENDQTLEQMWAMKAFEHAEIYFNILCSADPKLLRLTPHDDVIYKLFREEFPNLKIDVIDEDEMKNDAGKAKWRPFCERFKNYVEDYSFGTLLRIDCTEDYTAKNSIFSTRIQFLAIELARNREGYNDCLRSKFKNKTPNLE is encoded by the exons ATGGTTGACGTAGATACT GCAAGAGCCGTGTTACAAACTAGAGCCGAAGACTacgaaaatgatcaaactttGGAACAAATGTGGGCTATGAAAGCCTTCGAACATGCTGAAATATACTTTAAC attCTATGCTCAGCGGATCCTAAACTGTTACGTTTAACACCTCACGatgatgttatttataaattatttcgcGAAGAATTTcccaatttaaaaattgatgttatcgatgaagatgaaatgaaaaatgatgCTGGAAAAGCGAAATGGAGACCATTTTGTGAACGATTTAAAAACTATGTAGAAGATTATAGTTTTGGTACCTTACTTCGAATTGATTGTACAGAAGATTATACCgctaaaaattcgattttttcgacACGTATACAATTTTTAGCTATTGAATTAGCACGTAATCGCGAAGGATATAATGATTGTTTAcgaagtaaatttaaaaataaaacaccaaatctggaataa